One part of the Solanum dulcamara chromosome 3, daSolDulc1.2, whole genome shotgun sequence genome encodes these proteins:
- the LOC129883612 gene encoding uncharacterized protein LOC129883612: MRKHEGFMKRGNTSRDANGTDLCHGCRKSGHFIRDCPMQKGEYRNYDKRAATDYVVKRALVVWRNSSSDSEESDHPENTSMMDVKDDDEMFNSMFAFMEKPDDEADKEGIWESFICGAIDALPPDQFE, translated from the exons ATGAGGAAACATGAAGGGTTCATGAAAAGGGGTAACACAAGCAGAGATGCCAATGGCACCGACCTGTGTCATGGTTGCAGAAAATCAGGACATTTCATTAGAGACTGTCCTATGCAGAAAGGAGAATACAGGAACTACGACAA GAGAGCTGCAACTGACTATGTTGTGAAGAGAGCACTTGTTGTATGGAGAAACTCTTCAAGCGACTCAGAGGAATCGGATCATCCTGAAAATACATCTATGATGGATGTGAAGGATGATGATGAGATGTTCAATTCCATGTTTGCCTTTATGGAAAAACCTGATGATGAAGCAGACAAAGAG gggaTATGGGAAAGTTtcatatgtggcgctatagatgCATTGCCACCTGATCAGTTTGAGTAA